In Nicotiana tabacum cultivar K326 chromosome 17, ASM71507v2, whole genome shotgun sequence, one DNA window encodes the following:
- the LOC142171852 gene encoding uncharacterized protein LOC142171852 translates to MKTVSPELVTGIVYAENDHEVRLKSLWDEYGSLIPSLPVTVGTRDFIEHLEQQKIFQFLMGLNESYRAIRSQILLQSPPPSVSRAFAMLINEENQRNVCVSNS, encoded by the exons ATGAAGACTGTATCCCCAGAATTGGTCACTGGGATTGTGTATGCTGAAAATGATCATGAGGTTCG GTTGAAGTCATTGTGGGACGAGTATGGCTCTCTTATACCCTCACTTCCCGTTACTGTTGGAACAAGAGATTTCATTGAACATTTAGAACAACAGAAGATTTTTCAATTCTTAATGGGATTAAATGAATCCTATAGGGCAATTAGGAGTCAAATTTTGTTGCAATCTCCACCACCTTCAGTTAGTCGTGCTTTTGCAATGCTGATAAATGAAGAGAATCAGAGAAATGTTTGTGTGTCTAATTCATAG